One segment of Primulina tabacum isolate GXHZ01 chromosome 6, ASM2559414v2, whole genome shotgun sequence DNA contains the following:
- the LOC142549834 gene encoding CASP-like protein 4A1, which yields MENLSRQPDCDSGSSPLSSLHEFTLPKSSPPLSRRNSGEHISPSLPRSSISSDRTTIDHGLSPERDKHQPPVVVVNRAGVATKTDPEGGDGGGVWRVRPSLSILRSGKRRKLVKRAALGFRSFGFLFCLVSFSVMAADRNQGWALDSFDLYKEFRYCISVNIIGCVYSGAQAMDLSFDLTTGKYAVQHRKQLRYYFDFAFDQVIAYLLISASSSATLRIDDWQLNWGKDKFPDMATASVSMSFLAFLALASSSLISGYTLCTSISI from the exons ATGGAAAATCTAAGTAGACAACCCGATTGCGACTCAGGCTCCTCGCCACTGTCTTCTCTGCATGAGTTCACACTTCCCAAATCATCTCCGCCTCTCTCCCGCCGCAACAGTGGGGAGCACATATCGCCCTCGCTGCCGCGTTCGTCGATTTCATCTGATCGGACGACAATCGATCATGGGCTGTCTCCGGAAAGAGACAAACATCAGCCGCCGGTGGTGGTGGTGAATCGCGCCGGTGTGGCAACCAAAACTGATCCAGAGGGCGGCGATGGAGGTGGGGTTTGGAGGGTGAGACCGTCGCTGTCGATACTGAGAAGCGGGAAGAGGAGGAAGTTGGTGAAAAGGGCTGCTCTGGGATTCAGGAGTTTTGGGTTTTTGTTTTGCTTGGTTTCGTTTTCAGTGATGGCAGCTGATAGAAACCAGGGCTGGGCTCTTGATTCATTTGATCTCTACAAAGAGTTCAG ATATTGTATATCAGTGAATATTATAGGCTGTGTGTACTCTGGAGCTCAGGCAATGGATTTGTCTTTCGACTTGACTACCGGAAAGTATGCTGTGCAACATAGAAAGCAACTCAGATATTACTTCGATTTCGCCTTTGATCAG GTGATTGCTTACCTTCTGATATCGGCATCTTCATCAGCCACGCTTCGGATTGATGACTGGCAATTGAATTGGGGAAAGGACAAGTTCCCAGACATGGCAACAGCGTCCGTATCAATGTCTTTCCTTGCATTTCTTGCCCTTGCCTCGAGTTCTCTCATATCTGGTTATACCCTCTGCACATCCATATCTATCTAG
- the LOC142549838 gene encoding carbonic anhydrase 2-like isoform X1: MRFMAQCTMSTVSGCIATRFTLSTPQQNTSRPATYRPVATASLNSSPASPPSLIRNEPIFAAPAPVIHPLLREDMGKHSFEEAIAELQKLLSEKGELGPVAAAKIDEIKAELQTVDSTAAASATVETLKAGFIHFKKEKYEKNPALYGELAKGQSPKFMVFACSDSRVCPSHVLDFQPGEAFVVRNVANMVPAYDKTKYSGTGAAVEYAVLHLKVQEIVVIGHSACGGIKGLMSFACDGSAGTDFIEDWVKVCLPAKSKVISQANGSPFGSQCALCEKEAVNVSLGNLLSYPFVRDGLVNKTLALKGGYYDFVNGTFELWGLDFGLSPSLSLKDVASILHWKLM, from the exons ATGAGATTCATGGCTCAATGCACAATGTCGACCGTTAGTGGTTGCATAGCTACTCGCTTCACATTATCCACCCCGCAGCAAAACACATCTAGACCAGCAACGTACCGCCCCGTGGCCACCGCGAGCCTTAATTCCTCCCCAGCTTCTCCGCCGAGTCTCATCAGAAACGAACCAATCTTCGCCGCTCCAGCTCCCGTTATCCACCCTCTTCTG AGAGAAGACATGGGGAAGCATTCATTCGAGGAAGCCATTGCTGAACTCCAAAAGCTTCTAAG TGAAAAGGGGGAACTTGGACCCGTCGCCGCCGCCAAAATTGATGAAATAAAAGCGGAGCTGCAAACAGTTGACAGCACCGCTGCCGCTTCAGCCACCGTGGAGACCTTGAAAGCCGGTTTCATCCATTTCAAGAAAGAGAAATATGA GAAAAATCCTGCTTTATATGGTGAACTTGCTAAAGGCCAGAGTCCCAAA TTTATGGTGTTCGCTTGCTCGGACTCGCGGGTGTGTCCCTCACATGTGCTCGACTTCCAACCCGGAGAAGCATTTGTGGTTCGAAACGTTGCGAATATGGTCCCTGCTTACGACAAA ACTAAATATTCTGGAACCGGGGCTGCGGTTGAGTATGCTGTTCTACACCTTAAG GTTCAAGAAATTGTAGTGATCGGGCATAGTGCTTGTGGAGGAATCAAAGGGCTCATGTCATTTGCTTGTGATGGATCCGCCGGCAC TGACTTTATCGAGGACTGGGTGAAAGTCTGTTTACCTGCCAAGTCCAAGGTGATATCCCAAGCTAATGGTTCCCCTTTTGGTAGCCAGTGTGCGCTATGTGAAAAg GAGGCAGTGAATGTTTCACTTGGAAACTTGCTGTCATACCCATTTGTTAGAGACGGTCTGGTGAACAAGACTCTTGCATTGAAAGGTGGCTACTATGATTTCGTTAACGGAACGTTTGAGCTGTGGGGGCTCGATTTCGGGCTTTCGCCATCTCTCTCT CTAAAAGATGTGGCCAGCATACTGCACTGGAAGCTCATGTAG
- the LOC142549837 gene encoding L-aspartate oxidase 2-a, chloroplastic, with product MATSVALGSGGLHFKETLFKGKSCRQASWIHIVAVSKCMQNELSWSLGVPKVLQINKNNHGHSKSKEDWKRSRVTINSCLRDGYTKYFDFAVIGSGLAGLSYALEVAKHGTVAVITKAEPHESNTNYAQGGVSAVLCPSDSVESHMQDTIVAGAYLCDEETVRVVCTEGPERIRELIAMGASFDHGEDGNLHLAREGGHSHRRIVHAADMTGREIERALLEAVRKDPNIYVFEHHFAIDLLTSQDGSDAVCHGVDTLNTETNEVVRFISKVTLLASGGAGHIYPSTTNPPVATGDGMAMAHRAEAVISNMEFVQFHPTALADEGLPLNPKTRENAFLITEAVRGDGGILCNLDMERFMPLYDKRAELAPRDVVARSIDDQLKKRNEKYVLLDITHKPKHQILSHFPNIAAECLRHGLDMTQQPIPVVPAAHYMCGGVRAGLEGETNVKGLYVAGEVACTGLHGANRLASNSLLEALVFARRAVQPSINHMKSSRIDRGATISWARPIMPKSLGNVILNNIVRRTREVRKELQSIMWKYVGIVRSTTRLQTAEKSIGELELEWETYLFQNGWEPTMVGLEAGEMRNLFCCAKLVVSSALARHESRGLHYTIDFPHLEESKRLPTIIFPSSPVNSTWSSRQLHRQHRYVENEDFFVDSSCQDLSVVG from the exons ATGGCCACCAGTGTGGCTTTAGGAAGCGGCGGACTGCATTTTAAAGAGACTCTATTCAAGGGGAAAAGCTGCAGACAGGCTTCTTGGATTCACATTGTAGCAGTCTCAAAATGCATGCAGAATGAGCTTTCTTG GTCTCTTGGGGTCCCAAAAGTCCTTCAGATCAATAAAAATAACCATGGTCATTCCAAATCCAAGGAGGATTGGAAGCGAAGCAGAGTAACCATCAATTCATGCCTGAGAGATGGATATACCAagtattttgattttgctgtGATTGGAAGTGGACTGGCTGGCCTTAGTTATGCTCTTGAAGTTGCAAAACATGGAACCGTTGCAGTGATAACCAAGGCTGAGCCCCACGAAAGCAACACCAACTATGCACAGGGAGGTGTGAGTGCTGTGCTCTGCCCATCAGATTCAGTAGAAAGTCACATGCAAGATACAATTGTTGCAGGCGCCTATCTATGTGACGAGGAGACCGTTCGA GTGGTGTGTACTGAAGGACCTGAGAGAATCAGGGAGCTGATTGCTATGGGTGCTTCATTCGATCACGGGGAAGATGGAAATTTGCACCTGGCAAGGGAAGGGGGCCATTCTCATCGCAGAATCGTACATGCTGCTGATATGACTGGTCGGGAGATAGAGAGGGCGTTGTTGGAGGCAGTCCGAAAGGATCCTAATATTTATGTTTTCGAACACCATTTTGCAATAGATTTGCTGACTTCTCAG GATGGCTCTGATGCAGTTTGTCATGGTGTTGATACTTTGAATACTGAGACAAATGAG GTGGTAAGATTCATTTCAAAGGTAACTCTACTTGCTTCAGGAGGGGCTGGGCATATCTATCCAAGCACTACCAATCCCCCG GTTGCCACTGGCGATGGAATGGCAATGGCTCACCGAGCTGAGGCTGTAATTTCCAATATGGA GTTTGTGCAATTTCACCCTACTGCTCTGGCTGATGAAGGCCTTCCTCTTAATCCAAAAACTCGAGAAAATGCCTTTTTGATAACTGAAGCCGTGAGGGGAGACGGAGGAATCCTCTGCAACTTAGACATGGAAAGATTCATGCCCTTGTATGACAAGAGGGCGGAACTCGCCCCTAGGGATGTTGTAGCAAGAAGTATAGACGATCAACTCAAGAAACGCAATGAAAAGTATGTGCTTCTCGATATAACTCACAAACCCAAACACCAAATTCTCTCCCATTTCCCGAACATTGCTGCTGAATGTCTCCGACACGGTTTAGACATGACACAACAACCGATTCCCGTGGTTCCAGCTGCTCACTACATGTGCGGTGGAGTTCGTGCCGGACTCGAAGGGGAAACAAATGTCAAAGGTCTATACGTGGCCGGTGAAGTTGCGTGCACTGGTTTGCATGGAGCAAATAGACTGGCTAGCAACTCATTGCTAGAAGCTCTCGTGTTTGCAAGAAGAGCTGTCCAACCGTCCATCAATCACATGAAGAGCTCCCGTATTGATCGTGGGGCTACGATTTCATGGGCTCGTCCCATAATGCCTAAATCACTCGGTAATGTTATTTTGAACAACATTGTACGCAGGACAAGGGAGGTAAGAAAAGAGCTCCAGTCAATCATGTGGAAGTATGTCGGGATAGTTCGTTCAACAACTAGGCTGCAGACTGCTGAAAAGAGTATAGGAGAATTGGAACTAGAATGGGAAACATACTTGTTTCAGAACGGTTGGGAGCCGACTATGGTAGGACTAGAGGCAGGTGAAATGAGAAACTTATTTTGTTGTGCGAAGCTTGTAGTGAGCAGTGCTCTGGCGAGGCATGAAAGCCGGGGGCTTCACTATACGATAGATTTTCCTCATTTGGAAGAGAGCAAGAGGTTGCCTACCATTATCTTCCCTAGTTCACCAGTAAATAGTACATGGAGTTCTAGACAATTACACAGGCAACACAGATATGTTGAAAATGAAGATTTTTTTGTTGACTCTTCTTGCCAAGACTTGTCCGTGGTGGGGTAA
- the LOC142549838 gene encoding carbonic anhydrase 2-like isoform X2 encodes MRFMAQCTMSTVSGCIATRFTLSTPQQNTSRPATYRPVATASLNSSPASPPSLIRNEPIFAAPAPVIHPLLREDMGKHSFEEAIAELQKLLSEKGELGPVAAAKIDEIKAELQTVDSTAAASATVETLKAGFIHFKKEKYEKNPALYGELAKGQSPKFMVFACSDSRVCPSHVLDFQPGEAFVVRNVANMVPAYDKTKYSGTGAAVEYAVLHLKVQEIVVIGHSACGGIKGLMSFACDGSAGTDFIEDWVKVCLPAKSKVISQANGSPFGSQCALCEKEAVNVSLGNLLSYPFVRDGLVNKTLALKGGYYDFVNGTFELWGLDFGLSPSLSV; translated from the exons ATGAGATTCATGGCTCAATGCACAATGTCGACCGTTAGTGGTTGCATAGCTACTCGCTTCACATTATCCACCCCGCAGCAAAACACATCTAGACCAGCAACGTACCGCCCCGTGGCCACCGCGAGCCTTAATTCCTCCCCAGCTTCTCCGCCGAGTCTCATCAGAAACGAACCAATCTTCGCCGCTCCAGCTCCCGTTATCCACCCTCTTCTG AGAGAAGACATGGGGAAGCATTCATTCGAGGAAGCCATTGCTGAACTCCAAAAGCTTCTAAG TGAAAAGGGGGAACTTGGACCCGTCGCCGCCGCCAAAATTGATGAAATAAAAGCGGAGCTGCAAACAGTTGACAGCACCGCTGCCGCTTCAGCCACCGTGGAGACCTTGAAAGCCGGTTTCATCCATTTCAAGAAAGAGAAATATGA GAAAAATCCTGCTTTATATGGTGAACTTGCTAAAGGCCAGAGTCCCAAA TTTATGGTGTTCGCTTGCTCGGACTCGCGGGTGTGTCCCTCACATGTGCTCGACTTCCAACCCGGAGAAGCATTTGTGGTTCGAAACGTTGCGAATATGGTCCCTGCTTACGACAAA ACTAAATATTCTGGAACCGGGGCTGCGGTTGAGTATGCTGTTCTACACCTTAAG GTTCAAGAAATTGTAGTGATCGGGCATAGTGCTTGTGGAGGAATCAAAGGGCTCATGTCATTTGCTTGTGATGGATCCGCCGGCAC TGACTTTATCGAGGACTGGGTGAAAGTCTGTTTACCTGCCAAGTCCAAGGTGATATCCCAAGCTAATGGTTCCCCTTTTGGTAGCCAGTGTGCGCTATGTGAAAAg GAGGCAGTGAATGTTTCACTTGGAAACTTGCTGTCATACCCATTTGTTAGAGACGGTCTGGTGAACAAGACTCTTGCATTGAAAGGTGGCTACTATGATTTCGTTAACGGAACGTTTGAGCTGTGGGGGCTCGATTTCGGGCTTTCGCCATCTCTCTCTGTATGA
- the LOC142549836 gene encoding protein KINESIN LIGHT CHAIN-RELATED 2-like, with product MPGYVMDGSNGENFGKDLEGYNVHHKEIFTGKSPRSPLSTHSLPLSNISSCDTDSIDLALNGAVDTSIDQLYRNICEIQSSDHSPSMRSFYSYGDESWIDSELRFFAGVDYAVVEEKEFVMKKVSGEKDSNDEVLEEDSGKLNLPPRPKRTNLEACRKSSSRSKTLHGRPPTGKQSAKGLKKLNSVFSKNETSPPFAGKKWPYGSENQREPGYLGPYLLKQARNLVASGDNNFQKALELARRAMKSFEFASNAKPNLDLVMCLHTVAALYCRLGQYTEAIPLLKRSIEIPVVDLGHDHAVAKFAGCMQLGDTYAILDKFENSILLYTAGLDVQRHVLGEKHPQFGETCRYIAEAHVQAMQFDEAEKLCLVALDIHKENKTSASAQEIADRRLMGLICDSKGDYEGSLEHYILARMAMVGNGQIAEAADIDCNIGDTYLSLDRIEEAVFTYQKALNMFKSSKGENHSLVAMVYIRLADLYNKIGNFTECEWYCENALQIYDKPSSGSLLEEIASGLVDISAIYESMHEPNLALQLLQRAIKVYGDGPGQLSAIAGIEAQMGSLYYILGSYFESYRSLKSAITKFRETGEKKSAIFGVVLNQFGLACMQLSLINEACDLFEEAKIVLETACGPCHADTLGVYSNLAGIYDAMGRTSDAIHILDYVVEMREEKLGTTNSSVEDEKSQLSVLLKESGMVSGRRSKSVEALISQ from the exons ATGCCTGGATATGTGATGGATGGATCTAATGGCGAAAATTTTGGCAAAGATTTGGAGGGTTATAACGTGCATCATAAAGAAATCTTTACAGGGAAATCTCCAAGAAGCCCATTGAGTACTCACAGTCTGCCGCTGAGCAATATCAGCAGCTGTGATACTGACTCTATTGATCTGGCCTTGAATGGAGCAGTCGACACCTCAATCGATCAACTTTATCGAAACATCTGTGAAATCCAAAGCTCGGATCATTCACCGTCAATGCGTAGTTTTTATTCATATGGTGACGAATCATGGATTGATTCCGAGTTGAGGTTTTTTGCTGGGGTAGATTATGCTGTGGTGGAGGAAAAGGAGTTTGTGATGAAGAAAGTTAGTGGAGAAAAAGATTCTAATGATGAAGTTCTTGAAGAAGATTCAGGTAAGTTGAATTTGCCACCTCGGCCAAAACGAACTAACTTGGAAGCATGTAGGAAGAGTAGTTCGAGGAGCAAAACTCTTCATGGCAGACCTCCTACCGGGAAACAAAGCGCCAAGGGTTTGAAAAAGCTGAATTCAGTCTTCTCGAAAAATGAGACAAGCCCTCCTTTTGCAGGGAAGAAATGGCCGTATGGAAGTGAAAATCAACGTGAACCTGGATACCTTGGACCATATCTACTCAAACAGGCAAGAAACTTGGTAGCTTCAGGGGATAATAATTTTCAAAAGGCTTTGGAACTGGCTCGTCGGGCGATGAAATCATTTGAGTTTGCCTCTAACGCAAAGCCTAATTTAGACCTTGTCATGTGTCTACACACTGTAGCGGCATTATACTGCAGGCTTGGCCAGTATACTGAGGCAATTCCCTTACTTAAACGATCAATCGAAATTCCAGTGGTGGATTTAGGCCATGATCATGCAGTGGCCAAATTTGCTGGGTGTATGCAGTTAGGCGATACATACGCAATTCTTGACAAGTTTGAGAATTCTATACTGCTTTACACGGCAGGTCTGGATGTTCAGCGTCACGTTCTCGGAGAAAAACATCCTCAATTCGGTGAAACATGCAGATACATAGCTGAAGCCCATGTTCAAGCCATGCAATTTGATGAAGCTGAGAAGCTTTGTTTGGTGGCACTTGATATccataaagaaaataaaacatcagCTTCTGCACAAGAAATAGCGGATAGGAGATTAATGGGACTTATTTGCGATTCCAAAGGAGATTATGAAGGTTCCCTCGAGCATTATATTCTCGCAAGAATGGCCATGGTTGGTAATGGACAGATTGCAGAAGCGGCCGACATAGACTGCAATATTGGGGATACATATCTATCATTGGATCGGATTGAAGAGGCAGTTTTCACATATCAAAAGGCTCTCAATATGTTCAAGTCAAGTAAGGGAGAGAACCATTCGTTAGTTGCTATGGTATACATTCGTTTGGCAGATTTATACAACAAAATAGGGAACTTCACTGAATGTGAATGGTACTGTGAAAATGCTCTTCAGATTTACGACAAGCCATCGTCTGGATCTCTCCTGGAAGAGATTGCTAGTGGTCTGGTGGACATTTCCGCTATCTACGAATCAATGCACGAACCAAACCTGGCACTGCAGTTGCTACAGAGAGCGATAAAAGTGTATGGTGATGGACCAGGGCAGCTGAGTGCAATAGCAGGAATTGAAGCACAGATGGGGTCTCTTTATTACATTTTGGGAAGCTATTTTGAGTCTTACAGATCTTTAAAGAGTGCCATTACGAAGTTTCGGGAAACGGGAGAGAAGAAATCTGCCATTTTTGGTGTTGTTCTGAATCAATTTGGGCTTGCCTGTATGCAACTTTCTTTGATAAATGAAGCCTGTGATTTGTTCGAAGAAGCCAAGATTGTTCTGGAGACGGCCTGCGGACCATGCCATGCTGACACCCTAGGAGTCTACAGCAATCTTGCGGGCATATACGATGCAATGGGCAG GACCAGTGATGCAATCCACATCCTAGACTATGTTGTGGAGATGAGAGAGGAGAAGCTTGGAACTACAAATTCCAGCGTCGAAGACGAAAAAAGTCAGCTAAGCGTGTTACTAAAAGAATCGGGAATGGTTTCAGGCAGAAGATCGAAATCTGTAGAAGCGTTGATCAGTCAATAA
- the LOC142549839 gene encoding protease Do-like 1, chloroplastic gives MIFWNITFGALVFLVNSIVVVFRVTLADQSVYYVKVFGFYPDKDVVVMHIDAPKDKLRPMPIGVSADLLVGQKVYEIGNPFGLDHTLIAGVRSGLQREISSAATGLPIQNVIHIDGANNPAIYSPSGASSGVGFSIPIDTVGGIVDQLVKSGKVTRPILGIKFAPDQSVEPLGVSGVLVLDAPSNGQLEKQYAYYTILSCPLFSCRAGSDFVQKRLSHSLFLFDNTGLL, from the exons ATGATTTTCTGGAATATAACTTTTGGAGCTCTAGTTTTTCTGGTAAATTCTATAGTTGTTGTTTTCAGGGTTACTCTTGCAGACCAGAGTGTATATTACGTAAAAGTTTTTGGGTTTTATCCAGATAAGGATGTTGTTGTCATGCATATTGATGCACCAAAAGACAAGTTGAGACCAATGCCAATTGGAGTTTCTGCAGACCTACTTGTTGGTCAAAAAGTATACGAAATTGGAAATCCT TTTGGACTGGACCATACACTTATAGCTGGCGTCAGAAG TGGGCTTCAGAgggaaatcagttcagctgcaACTGGCCTTCCAATTCAGAACGTCATCCATATTGATGGTGCGAATAATCCTG CTATATACTCCCCTTCTGGTGCTTCATCTGGAGTTGGGTTTTCAATTCCAATTGACACC GTGGGTGGCATTGTTGATCAATTAGTAAAGTCTGGGAAAGTCACTAGACCAATATTAGGTATTAAGTTTGCACCTGATCAATCCGTGGAGCCACTGGGAGTTAGTGGGGTTCTTGTCTTGGATGCTCCATCAAACGGACAGCTGGAAAAGCAGTATGCCTACTATACAATCCTTTCTTGCCCCTTGTTTTCATGCAGAGCTGGTTCAGATTTTGTCCAAAAACGCTTATCACATTCTCTATTCTTGTTCGATAATACTGGACTATTGTAA